Within candidate division WOR-3 bacterium, the genomic segment AACTACTCCCTTTTGTCAACTATAATTTTCAAGTTCCGAAATTAGTTCGCCAAAGTATATATTTATAGTTGAAAATGGTATAAAAACAATTTTCCTCTCCTAAGGAGATTAATTTGAAAGTATATGTTTAATCGAAAAATCAGAAGTTCATTTGACAGCAAAAATTTCCAATGTATATTCGGTGGCGATTAATTCTGGCTGGCAGAAAAAAATGATTATCCTTTTCCCCTTCTTTGAAAACGATATCAAATTTTTTGATATCGTTATGGGAGACTATTTTCTTCTTACTAAAAGAATCACCCTTTCTCCTCAAAGAATATCCAAAGAAATATCTATCGCCTTAAACGAATGGGTTAAAGAGCCAACGGAGATGTAATCAACTCCAGTCTTAGCGATTGCCCGCACATTCTTTAAGTTCACCCCGCCCGAAACCTCTAATTTTACTCCCGGTCTTTTCCTTTTCACTGCTTCCCTTATCTCTTTCAAACTCATATTGTCCAACATAATCAATTCCGCTCCAACCTTTTGGGCAATTAGGAATTCTTTTAAGTTTTTAACTTCAATCTCAACGGGTAATCCCTTCTTATTTCTCCTCTCTACCCGTGCCAGTGCCTCTTCTATCCCCTTAACCAATTTTAAGTGGTTATCCTTAATTAGAATCATATCAAAAAGTCCAAAACGGTGATTTTTTCCCCCACCGACCTTTACCGCATACTTCTCTAAAATTCTCAATAAGGGGGTGGTCTTTCTGGTATCCATAATTTTTGCTTTTGTGCCTCTTGTTTTCTCAACAAATTTCCGGGTGAGAGTAGCGATACCACACATCCTCTGTAAAAAATTTAACGCTACCCTTTCTGCGGAAAGAATTGCTTTTGCCTTTCCCTTTATCACCGCTAAGACCTCTCCTTTTTTAAATTCTTCCCCATCTCTCTTCTTCGGTCTAAATACTATATCTTTATCCAAGGACTTAAATACCAATTGACAAATTTCTATTCCGGCCAAAACCCCTCCTTCCTTTGCCCTAATCACCGCCCGACACCTTTCCTCCCCTTTTAGCAAATATTCGGATGTCCAATCACCTCTCCCGATATCTTCTTCTAAGGCTTTTCTGATTAACTTTTTTATCTCTGGCTTTGATGCTAAATTCTTGAACATAAAAAAATAAAGGAGGGGAGAAAAATCCTCTCCCCTCCTCCTTCTTTTAATCCTTAACGCGTCGGTGCTGTTCCCGCATTGCCGGTATTCCGATTATCATGGCGCCATCTGGGCCAAGGGGTATTCGCTGGTGTGCCAGTCGTTCTTCCTTTTACTGCAAAGACCGCCTCCGCGGTTGGACAGTAGATTGTGCCATCCGGACCAATAATCACTGAGGGATCAACATCCTCATAAGCCATCTTCTTTATTTTTCCACCGATTCCTAAATCTTTATACCATCTAACCGTTCCGTCAATATTTACCGCGAAAAGTATCCCTTCATCATAAGCCAGGATATAGAAAATGCCATCCTGAGCAAAAGCCGGAGTTGAGGTGATGGTAATTGGACTACCCAATCGATCGGTCAATTGAATTGGATAGCCACCTTTCGCCTGACCGGTATTAGGGTCAACCGCATGAATATAACCTTCATCATCGCCAAAGTAGAGATAACCATCCGTACCGATTACCGGTGAAGAACTGACACTATGACCAGAAGTATATTCCCAAACCTTCCGGGCAGAATCACCAAGGTCTTGAACCGCAAAAAGTTTTCCGTTAGTGGTGCTGTTGGGAATATAAACCATATTACCAGAGAGACAGGGTGCAGCATCAAAAGGACCACCCAAGAAAATCTTCCATTTCACCGTACCAGTGGTTGTCACTTTCCATAAATAACCAATCTCATCGGCAAAAATTATCTGACCAGCAGAATTAATCACCGGCGAAGACCTAACACCGCTTCCCACCGAAACCGTAGCTGCTACTGTGCCGTTATCCCGGTTTAGGATATAGAGTTTCCTCTCGCTACCGGTACCAAATACGACATAATTACCAACAAGCGCCGGGGCAGTAGAAATATCAAGTGTGGAATCCTCATAGTTAGGATAGCGCCAACGGGGTCCTAAATTACTGGAACGGGAGTAAAGTCGGCTCTCATCATTTGCCACATAGATATTGCCCAACTCATCAATCGCCACCGTGCCATCGTAGACATAGTCTTCTCCTAAACCATCGGCACGTGCCTTCTTCAAGGTCTTCAGATTTAATTGGAATAAGGAATAATAACTTGGCTCATCGGTCATCGGCGCACTAAGAACCAAAACTGACTCGGCGGCACTGATGAAGATTGCTGGCGAGCGGAAATCCCCAATTCCGACAATCGTATCTAAAAATGTAGCAATAACACTTCCTTCATCAAGAGCGGTTATTTGATATGAGTCAGACGAATCCGATATCGCACCTTTCTTATCTATGGCAATTGCCTTTATATTATAATTACCGGCTTCGGGAAAATTATAACCCGCCAGAAAAGAACCACCCCCCGCCATTAGAGGACTAGTAATTACCGCACCTTTTTTCCAAATGAATTGGTATTGGATACTATCACCATCCGGGTCATTTGACCCGCTAACGACAAAGTAAGCGGATTCCCCAGTAGCCACACTTTGGAGATTAGGAATGACCGAAGTGATTGTTGGCTTCGTCGGCCTTCCATTGGGTAAAATTGTGATAGAAAATGGAGTAGACCACTCTTCTTGAATATTCCCTTTAATATCCATTGCCTTCGCCTTCACCGAGAAAGTTTGGGCTGTGATAAATTGATGGTCAACATAAGCGGTTTCGCCACTATTATATTCACTGGTCGTCTCCATCGGTGAATTATCTCCCCAATCAATGATATAAATCACCTTATCCTTATTGGGATCAGTGGTTGTAAAGGAAAAAAGTGGTGCACTCCACTGGTAGGCTTCACTCGGTCCGGAAACCGTCGGTACCTTAGGGGGTTTATTGCCGCAACTGGAGCCGAAAAAGAAAATGAAAGTGAGAAAGAAAAGAAAGATGGTAAGAAATATCTTCTTAATCTTACTATTCATCATCCCTCCTTATCTAATCACCACCGGTCCGTGGAAAGCCCCCCTTTCTGGAACTCTTCTCAAACCACCTCTACCATCTTCCGCATAAAAATAATACCGATTATCTAAACTTTCTAAGAGGCGCGTTCTAAAAATATAAATTCCATCGCATTTCTTTCCGCGGTGGAATTTCATTTGATAGGGGGTATCGTTTATCACCACCTGAATGATGGAAGGAGGATCAAAATCGGGATCTTTATATCTCAAATAGAAAGTGTATTCTGTTTCTGGTCCCCCGAGATTTGGTTCTACTCGCCAGTCGGCTAAAATTGGGTCTTCGTTCTCTGCTTTCTCCACTTTCGGGCCCCGAATGAAACCGACTCCCGGAAGACTTATCCTTGCCCCATTAAAATCTTCCGCGTAGAAGTAATAGGCGTTAGGAAAACCCCTCATCTTTCTCTTGACCAAATATATCCCATTGGAGGGTTTTCCTTTATGAAGAGACATTGTGCATTCTACCGCATTAACCACGGCAATAACACTCCGGGGTGGATTGCAGTCCGGGTCATAATATTTCACGGTAAAGGTGTAAATATCCTTCTCGTCGCCGTAATCAAAATAGACGCCTCCTTCGGACAAGACTGGTTTTCGGTTATATTTTGTTCTTAAACCAACGAATGGACCTTTCTTCTCTCCGTATCTGGGAAAGCGGTCGATCTGACCCTTCTCATCCTCACAAAGAAAATAGAAGGAATGCTCTCCCGGAGGTAAGGTAATGGGAGCAGAGCGATAGACACCTTTCCAAGATTTCCCTCTCTTCAAACTTAATTCGTAGGGGTTGCCATCAATAAATACTCTGATAGCAACCGGGGAAATTTCTTCGGGATGAAAATAAGATATTTCCGCGTAGTAAGAGGTGCGTGTTGTGCCATTTTGCGGTATCACTTTACCGTCGGAGAGCCAGGGCTTTTCCGGCCAATTACCAGCCCAGAGGCTTAAAAAGATAAAGAACAAAGGAAGTATCCTTCTCATTTCTCTCCTCCATAAATAAGTTTCCCAGCTTTCTTCATACCATATTTAACTTTTATTATACCTAATTCCCTAAATAAGTCAAGTTATCAGCGGAGAATGACTATCTTATAACCAATCTCCTTCTTCCTTCCCTCCTTTTTTAAGAAATATATTCCCGCCGGCAATCTCTCAATTACTCCACTTCTTCCTTTTCCTTTTTCCGCCACAATCTTGCCCGTTGCATCGTAGACTGTCACCTCTTCCTCTTTCTCCAAAATGAGAGAATTTAATCTGAAGCCAAAAAGGAGCGTCGGATAAATTTCGGATTTGCGTTCTCTACTCTTAAATGAAAAGTCGGTGATGCCAATCACCGGTTCTCCGGTAACAAAACTAATCGCCCTTCCGGAAACTAAAGGTGCCTGTGCCCGATGGTAAGTGCCGTTGTAAAGTCCACAAATACCACGAGTGGATGTGTTATTTTCAATTCCAACGGTATTGGAGATGTAGTTATTCGCGGTATAGTACTGGAAGACAATCTTATTATCACCAGTTGGCGTGGGAACGGTCGTATCATAAACGATAACCTCAAATTTATCCCACTGGGTATTGGGAGAGAAGTAATGGACTGAATCCCATTCAATAATGAATCTGTGCGAATCGGGTTCGTAGAGATACCACATTCTATTACCATAGGGCGGATATAAATCATCCCAATTGACGCAAATCATAGAATGGGGATTACTTGATGTTGGGTCCGGAAGTGGCTGGTTGGTATAAACCGTTGAAGTTGTCCTTCCGGGCATTATCCAACCGTTGCTGCAAACGGAAAGCGATTCCGCGAATCTTTGCCCATAATACTTAAAGACAAAGGGTAAGGGAATTCTTATCGTCTGGTCATCCGAAGTGATGGGCAGTTGGGTTCCCCGGTTTCTCAGTTCAATCCAGCGATAAGTTGGATGTTGGATATAGAAGGTATCAATATCATCATAGGCATAATAGATTGCCGGGTCTCCATCGGGAATCGGATCGGTAATGGTTAAGACACCAATTCCAATCGTAAAACCTAACTTCTGACTATAACCACCATCTGCGGTCACAAATAAAGAACAGAGAACCTGAGTTTCCGGTCTTATCCGGGAATCGGCATAAACGACAAATCGGTCCTGGGAATTAATTCCAATGGAATCCCGATTGATAAATCCATAATTACCAATGGAGTCACGTACTAAAAAGAGGGTATCATAAGCCTTTAAGACCGCCCGAACATTATATCCGTGTCCCAAACCGTTATTCTTAATCGCGACCGTAAGAAAAACTTCCTCTCCCGGATCAATTCTTCTATTCGGACGACTGGCATGGGAATCACTCACGAAGTAATTCTGGTAAGCAAAAATTGGGGTGCCAACTGTGATTGTAATCGGAGAAACCCAGGTGGAGTCCGAAGCATCCCGACAGATTAAAGAGCAGGGGATGTTATACCCGTTAGGTAAACCAAGGTTAATTAAGAGATTATAGCCATTGGCTCCAGTAAAGGCAGAATCCTGGCCGGGAATATTGCCGAAGTTTTTAATCGTATCCGATGCCTGGGCCTGGGGATCCCGCGTAATAAACTTCCCAATTACCCCTTGGGCAGTAACATTTCCCCAGTTCTTCACCCAAGTTGGTAATTCCAATTCCTCTCCCGGATTGGGAATGCCATCTCCGTTCCCTCTGGGTGGAGCATCGTCAATAAAATGGCGCAAATAAATAACATAAGGTCGGTTCATCGGCGTGGCGATACAGGCTCCGAGATAAGTTTCTAAATTGTGTCCGGTCACTGTGATATAAATACTATCCGGCTGTTGGGTGTAGAGGTTCAAGACCACTGAGCCTGATTGATTGGTATAGGCGGAACGATGACAGGTGGTGTCATTCTTTGCCGAAGCACAGACTAATGCCCCAACCACGGGCTGGCCTTGCCTCTGAACCGAAACTGGTAATTGATAAGAACCTACCGGAATAACCGTGGGATGAGAAACTTGAATCGTCTGGGGTATATCCCAATAGATATCAATTGCACCGTCACCCATCAGATTATACATTTCAAAATATCTTCGGGTGGTGGAATTATTGCCCATTTGGCGGAAATAGACAAGTTTACCTTTATTAACCATCCCCATCGCCCAGAAAAAGTTAGAATCCATTGCCGCATCAAATACCCTTCTTTCAAATGTATCATCCTCAACCCAATAGGAAGTAACCGTTGAGGCATAATGGCTAATTGCTCCCCGATAACCAACTCGGATCCAAGTTTCGGAAAAACATTCCGGATAGGATTGAGATGTGTAATCACCAGAAAGACAGGCATAGGTACCAATGAAAGGAACCTTATCTAAATTAGTCAATTGCCGAACATTATCCGAAGTAAAGTTGCAATCCGCCCATCGGTCGGTACTACCATGCCCAGAATAGGTGACCCAAGCCCGACCGCCATTGATCGCTTCTGGAATTGGCGTTCCGGAGTTATAATAAAGGAATAGAGAATCGCAGATTACCCCGTATCTCCTCTGGAGCCGCATACAATACTTATGGGTACTTTCGGCGACCTGATGATTTCCTCCATCCGAAGAGGCGATAAAATAAGATTTCTTTAACCATTCCCGAGTAGTTAACCATTGGTTCTTCTCGTATTTGATTACCTTCTGGACAAAACTATCAAGTTGGGCGGAATTGGCGACTGAGAGCCGGGAGACATCAATATCAGGGAAGTAGTCATCCGGATTCATTAAGGAAAAGTTCAAATCGGTTGGGGGCGAACCAGCACCCTGACCGGTAAAATAGCCAATCCGGTCAACATCGCCAACCAAAAGGACATAAGTCGGTCTTATTGGCCAGTTATTATAGGCATTGAGAATATAATTCCGGACAGTGTTGGCTTGTCCACCGCCGACCTCAGAAAGGGTCTTCACCCAGGTCTTATAACCTTTCCGCCATCGCCACTGCGCCAAAGGTAAGATGTTATTATACCATTCGTCCGGGACGATTATCAAATAACCAATTGGTAAATTTGGTGGGTCAATTTCATAATAACGGTAGTTAAGAATTAAATCAGAAAGGCGCTTTTCAAAAGGTAAAGAATACCAATTTCTTAGGTTATCAAGGGTCTTACTGATATTACCACCTTCTGTTTTAATTTCCAATTCCAGATAGGGATAGAATTCAATAATACCTCTTTGGGGATTATAGCGAACCGGAGAGATTTCTAACACCGCCACCCGATGGGCCCGAATGTAGCCGGAACTGACAAGATTAACTATCTCCGCAGGAAAGAATTGGTCACGCCCGTAAAATTCTTCATCTTTGGTCCAAGGTGGTGGAGGCCCAGGCTTAGGAATGGGCGGTTGTAAAGGACAGATGGGAAAATCTAACCCTATCTCCTCTCTTTTGTAATTCTTCACCGAAATTTTCACTTCTGCCCCTTCAGGAATTTCGATAAACTCCCGGAAAATTGGTAAAAGCGGTTTGCCAATGATATCCGTTCTCCCGGACGCCGGAAAGTTAACTTCCGAAAACACTCCCTCGGGTAGTTCTTTTCGGGAAATGGTCGGTTTTGGTGTGATCACTTCCAGAGAAAAAGAAGAATAGGAAAAATCCTTTATCCTTATCTCTCCCCATAAAAATGGGGAAAAGAAAATAAAGAAGAGAAACTTTTTCATATCTCCTCCCTAAGAAAAGGTACTCTTTTTCTCATTCACTTCTTCTTTGATAAAATTGAGAACCCCCCCTTCCACCTTTATTTCCCCAAAGATAAAATTTAGATTATCCTCACCCATCCCTTTTACCGGAGGGGCAAAGACTAAAAGATTATCTTCGTTTTTCTCAAACACCACCCCAGCCGCTAAATGAGAACCCTGCATATCGGTAAGGCCCACCGCCTGCCCAATAAATGGGCTATGTTTTATCACACGCCCCGGATTCGTTAAGAAGCGCTTCTGAGAAAGGTTATACACCTTCCCTTCTTTCAGGTAGCGCTGCCAGGATTCAATCCGAAAGCGCTTCCGCTGGAGCAAATTTCTTTTACTTTTTTTAATCATCCCCGGAAGGGAGAAAACCTTTCCTCCATCAGCCAGCGAATTTTCCTGATACGGCACACCAACTTTTAACACCACGATGTGATCCGGTTTGATTATTTCTATTTCCAGTGCCAACATCTTATCCCGAAAACCTTGGTCCTTAAAGAAAGCCACTGATTCCACAACCAAAAGTTCCGCCTTTCGGGCGATGGGCAAGATCTCTTTCAAGCCCCGAGCAAACTCCCGTTCCTTCCCTAAAGGGGATGTGTTTCCGATGAAATAAATCTTTTCTGGCTTTATCTCCGATAAAGAATTGATCTCTTCTCTCACGAATCCCAAGCCGATGGTCGTCGGCGGACCGATATTGGACTGCCCCACATCCATATCTAAAACTGCCGTCTCTATCCCTTTCTTATAACCCGTTTGGGCAAGACTTGTCACAAAAGAGGTCTTACCGGTAGTGGTTTCTCCAATTACCAAAATCCGGGAGGGCTGGGCTAAAATCTTTTCCACACAATCCTGCCAGGCTTCTTGGATCGTCATTTTTCTCATTGTATTCAATTAAACTTAGATGTCAAGTTAACAATCGCTTTACTCATCACTCATCTCTTCCATCCTCCGTAGTAATCTGCGGTGGACCTCCTCCGGCACCTCTTTTTCTTCAATCGCCTTTAAAACATTAATTAAAAGGCGATAAGAGCGAATCAATCTGGTACACTCAAGGCAAGACATCCGATGCCTTTCTATCTGGTAAAGCAACTCCTCCTTAATCTCCTTATCAAAATATTCAAAGATGATCGCCTTCACATCCTGACAGTTCAACTCTTTTTTAAAAGAAATTTTTCTCTTCATAACTTCGCCAACTTTTCCGTGAGGAGATTTCGGAGAAAAACCCTTCCCCGATGGAGCCGGGATTTTACTGCCGGGAGTGAGATCTTCAGAACTTCCGCCACCTCCTCATTAGAGAGACCTTCCATATCCCGCAAGATTAATACCGAACGCCAATCCGGTGGTACTTCCGCCAGGGCGCGGCGAACCGTTTCAATAATTCTTCTCTTCTTCATTTCCTCCTCCAGACTAAACTCGTAATCCAAAACTTCTGCTCCATTACCCCCATCTTTCCGGGCGATCAGTCTCTCCTCCCCCATCTCCTCAATTGATACCTTGCCTCCTTCCCGCTGCCTTTTTTTCAATTTCCTCAAAGAGACATTGAGGGCGATCCGGTAGAGCCAGGTATAGAAACTTGATTTCTCCTTAAATTTCTTTAAATGGCGAAAGGCGCGTAAAAATGTCTCTTGTAAAACATCGGCGGCATCTTCCGCATTCTGGAGCATCCGGTAAGCCAAATTATAAATTCTTTTCTCGTAGCGTTGGACCAAATCCGCAAATGCCCTTTCGTCCCCCTCCTTCGCCTTCCTCACTAACTCCTTCTCACTCAGTGGTAGGGATTTGATCTCGGGTGGTTGGGCCAGGGCGTAAATCTTTTCTCTTTTTTCCGAATTCATTAAGACCTCGGTGGGACAACCCTCTGCCCCCGTGCTTTTCCCGGTGTGTTATCAAAAACCTCAATTATATGATAAATCACACCAATTGATTTTTTGGGCGATTCGCTATGAAAATAATCGTGAACCAAATTGATATATTCTACCGCCTTCTTTTCGTAAGGGGTGAGTTTGGGATTATCCGGATGAATAAGCTGCGTTAGCGCCTTCAATTCGTAAGAGGGGAAATCTAAAAAGACAATCGCCACTGCCGGATTTGCCATTTGGTTGAGGAAAGTATGGGTCTCAAAATCCGGTGTGGAATACAACTCTAAGGAGGTCTGTTTGGTGAGGTCAAAAATCTCTTCCCCCGCTTGGTAAAGGCTTTCCAAGCGGCTTATCTTCTGGGAGATTGAATCCCTAATCGTATTCTTCAAAAGATTGATGATCTCATCTAACTTCTCCTCCTTAGGAATGAAACCAATCCCCTTTACCGCACAATTTATGGAGAACTGACTATCCCTTCTCCTTCCCCCGTAACTCGCCACCATCCCCGAATGGGGTCCGGTCAGGGAAGGGGATTTCCCTGCTTTCAGATTTTCTAACATCTCAATTCTTTTGGCAAAGTTCCACCTTAAAAAATCTTCGGGCAATTGGCGAACAGAAAAAATCTGCCACCGCCCATCAACCTTTGCCCTAATTTTTCCCATCGGCAATCGGCTCAAATCAATATTCGGTTGGGAGAAAGTCCCATTTCGCCAGTAATTAACCTTTCCCTTTTCTAAACCTCCAGCTCCGCCTCTCATAATAAGGCCTCCCAATAGAAAAAAATAGAGAAGAACCTTCCTCATCTTTCCTCCTCTTTTTGCTTAACGATTGCGGTGACGATCGGTAAGAATAACCCCCTTTTCTTAAAAAAGATGTTTACTAATCCTAAAAGAAAAAAGGCAAAAAAGATGCCAATGACTCCACCCCAAAGATTAAAAAAGATCACACCGATAATTAAAAAGAGAAGGGGGAGACCAAAAAGGAGAAGAGAGGAAAAAAATTCCTTTTTTTCATTAAAAGTTAATTTTACCCAATCACCTTCCTTCGCTCCAATATCATTTTTCGCCTCCACCGTCTTTTTCCCAGAAGAAAAAAGAAGACCGCATCCTTCTCTTTGCCCGCAGCCCCCGCAAAAACCGCTCGGCTTTATCTCTACCAGCACCCTCTTTGCCTTCACCACTTTCACCCGACCGACCTCTTCCATTTTACCCTTTTTTCACTTGCTTTCTCAAATAGGCTAAGATAAATTCCTCAATCTCCCCATCCAAAACCTCCTCTACTTTACTGGTTTCGTAATTGGTTCGGTGGTCTTTTACTAAACGGTAGGGAAAAAGGATATAACTTCGGATTTGGTGTCCCCAGGCGATTTCGGTCTTCTGCTCCTCGTATTTCACCATCTTCTCCTTTTCTTTCTCCTTATAATAATTATACAAGCGGGCACGGAGAATTTTTAAGGCATTTACCTTATTTAAGTATTGGGAACGTTCCTCTTGACAGGAGGCTTGAATGCCCGTGGGAATATGGGTAATCCGGACCGCGGTCGCTGCCTTATTCACATGCTGACCGCCATGACCCGAAGCCCGAAAGGTTTCCACTTTCAAATCCTTATCTTCAATCTTTATTTCAATTTCCGGGATTTCGGGCAGGACGAAGACCGAGGCGAAAGAAGTATGCCGCCGACCGTTAGCATCAAAGGGAGAAATCCGCACCAGCCGATGTACACCGGTTTCCGATTTTAAGAAGCCGTAGGCATTTTCACCCATCACCTCCAAGACCACCTCTTTTATACCCGCCCCTTCATTAGGCCGGAGACTTAAAATCTGATAAGTGAAATTCTTCTTCTCAATGAAACGCAGATACATCCGAAATAACATATTCGCCCAATCGCAAGATTCTAAACCACCCGCTCCGGGATGAATGGTAAGAATACAATCCTTACTATCATCCTCTTCCCGAAAAAGGGCTTTTAACTCTAAATCCCGAATCTCTCTTTCTATCTTCGTAAGATCCGTTGCTAAATCCAAAGCCTCTTCGCCCAAAAGTTCGGCTAACTCTTCTAAGTCTCTTGCCTCCTTTTCTAACTTAACAAAATTATCTATAGTCTCTTTCAATTTTTGGATCTGTTTCAAGATCTTAACTCCTTCCTCCGGGGGATAAGAATTCT encodes:
- a CDS encoding Clp1/GlmU family protein, coding for MRKMTIQEAWQDCVEKILAQPSRILVIGETTTGKTSFVTSLAQTGYKKGIETAVLDMDVGQSNIGPPTTIGLGFVREEINSLSEIKPEKIYFIGNTSPLGKEREFARGLKEILPIARKAELLVVESVAFFKDQGFRDKMLALEIEIIKPDHIVVLKVGVPYQENSLADGGKVFSLPGMIKKSKRNLLQRKRFRIESWQRYLKEGKVYNLSQKRFLTNPGRVIKHSPFIGQAVGLTDMQGSHLAAGVVFEKNEDNLLVFAPPVKGMGEDNLNFIFGEIKVEGGVLNFIKEEVNEKKSTFS
- a CDS encoding C25 family cysteine peptidase, whose amino-acid sequence is MKKFLFFIFFSPFLWGEIRIKDFSYSSFSLEVITPKPTISRKELPEGVFSEVNFPASGRTDIIGKPLLPIFREFIEIPEGAEVKISVKNYKREEIGLDFPICPLQPPIPKPGPPPPWTKDEEFYGRDQFFPAEIVNLVSSGYIRAHRVAVLEISPVRYNPQRGIIEFYPYLELEIKTEGGNISKTLDNLRNWYSLPFEKRLSDLILNYRYYEIDPPNLPIGYLIIVPDEWYNNILPLAQWRWRKGYKTWVKTLSEVGGGQANTVRNYILNAYNNWPIRPTYVLLVGDVDRIGYFTGQGAGSPPTDLNFSLMNPDDYFPDIDVSRLSVANSAQLDSFVQKVIKYEKNQWLTTREWLKKSYFIASSDGGNHQVAESTHKYCMRLQRRYGVICDSLFLYYNSGTPIPEAINGGRAWVTYSGHGSTDRWADCNFTSDNVRQLTNLDKVPFIGTYACLSGDYTSQSYPECFSETWIRVGYRGAISHYASTVTSYWVEDDTFERRVFDAAMDSNFFWAMGMVNKGKLVYFRQMGNNSTTRRYFEMYNLMGDGAIDIYWDIPQTIQVSHPTVIPVGSYQLPVSVQRQGQPVVGALVCASAKNDTTCHRSAYTNQSGSVVLNLYTQQPDSIYITVTGHNLETYLGACIATPMNRPYVIYLRHFIDDAPPRGNGDGIPNPGEELELPTWVKNWGNVTAQGVIGKFITRDPQAQASDTIKNFGNIPGQDSAFTGANGYNLLINLGLPNGYNIPCSLICRDASDSTWVSPITITVGTPIFAYQNYFVSDSHASRPNRRIDPGEEVFLTVAIKNNGLGHGYNVRAVLKAYDTLFLVRDSIGNYGFINRDSIGINSQDRFVVYADSRIRPETQVLCSLFVTADGGYSQKLGFTIGIGVLTITDPIPDGDPAIYYAYDDIDTFYIQHPTYRWIELRNRGTQLPITSDDQTIRIPLPFVFKYYGQRFAESLSVCSNGWIMPGRTTSTVYTNQPLPDPTSSNPHSMICVNWDDLYPPYGNRMWYLYEPDSHRFIIEWDSVHYFSPNTQWDKFEVIVYDTTVPTPTGDNKIVFQYYTANNYISNTVGIENNTSTRGICGLYNGTYHRAQAPLVSGRAISFVTGEPVIGITDFSFKSRERKSEIYPTLLFGFRLNSLILEKEEEVTVYDATGKIVAEKGKGRSGVIERLPAGIYFLKKEGRKKEIGYKIVILR
- a CDS encoding sigma-70 family RNA polymerase sigma factor, whose translation is MNSEKREKIYALAQPPEIKSLPLSEKELVRKAKEGDERAFADLVQRYEKRIYNLAYRMLQNAEDAADVLQETFLRAFRHLKKFKEKSSFYTWLYRIALNVSLRKLKKRQREGGKVSIEEMGEERLIARKDGGNGAEVLDYEFSLEEEMKKRRIIETVRRALAEVPPDWRSVLILRDMEGLSNEEVAEVLKISLPAVKSRLHRGRVFLRNLLTEKLAKL
- a CDS encoding PQQ-binding-like beta-propeller repeat protein, producing the protein MNSKIKKIFLTIFLFFLTFIFFFGSSCGNKPPKVPTVSGPSEAYQWSAPLFSFTTTDPNKDKVIYIIDWGDNSPMETTSEYNSGETAYVDHQFITAQTFSVKAKAMDIKGNIQEEWSTPFSITILPNGRPTKPTITSVIPNLQSVATGESAYFVVSGSNDPDGDSIQYQFIWKKGAVITSPLMAGGGSFLAGYNFPEAGNYNIKAIAIDKKGAISDSSDSYQITALDEGSVIATFLDTIVGIGDFRSPAIFISAAESVLVLSAPMTDEPSYYSLFQLNLKTLKKARADGLGEDYVYDGTVAIDELGNIYVANDESRLYSRSSNLGPRWRYPNYEDSTLDISTAPALVGNYVVFGTGSERKLYILNRDNGTVAATVSVGSGVRSSPVINSAGQIIFADEIGYLWKVTTTGTVKWKIFLGGPFDAAPCLSGNMVYIPNSTTNGKLFAVQDLGDSARKVWEYTSGHSVSSSPVIGTDGYLYFGDDEGYIHAVDPNTGQAKGGYPIQLTDRLGSPITITSTPAFAQDGIFYILAYDEGILFAVNIDGTVRWYKDLGIGGKIKKMAYEDVDPSVIIGPDGTIYCPTAEAVFAVKGRTTGTPANTPWPRWRHDNRNTGNAGTAPTR
- the nadC gene encoding carboxylating nicotinate-nucleotide diphosphorylase: MFKNLASKPEIKKLIRKALEEDIGRGDWTSEYLLKGEERCRAVIRAKEGGVLAGIEICQLVFKSLDKDIVFRPKKRDGEEFKKGEVLAVIKGKAKAILSAERVALNFLQRMCGIATLTRKFVEKTRGTKAKIMDTRKTTPLLRILEKYAVKVGGGKNHRFGLFDMILIKDNHLKLVKGIEEALARVERRNKKGLPVEIEVKNLKEFLIAQKVGAELIMLDNMSLKEIREAVKRKRPGVKLEVSGGVNLKNVRAIAKTGVDYISVGSLTHSFKAIDISLDIL
- the prfB gene encoding peptide chain release factor 2 (programmed frameshift); protein product: MTKRVKDVVSRLQSLREFLEIEKKEKELKELNEKIANFYNSENSYPPEEGVKILKQIQKLKETIDNFVKLEKEARDLEELAELLGEEALDLATDLTKIEREIRDLELKALFREEDDSKDCILTIHPGAGGLESCDWANMLFRMYLRFIEKKNFTYQILSLRPNEGAGIKEVVLEVMGENAYGFLKSETGVHRLVRISPFDANGRRHTSFASVFVLPEIPEIEIKIEDKDLKVETFRASGHGGQHVNKAATAVRITHIPTGIQASCQEERSQYLNKVNALKILRARLYNYYKEKEKEKMVKYEEQKTEIAWGHQIRSYILFPYRLVKDHRTNYETSKVEEVLDGEIEEFILAYLRKQVKKG
- a CDS encoding SoxR reducing system RseC family protein, giving the protein MEEVGRVKVVKAKRVLVEIKPSGFCGGCGQREGCGLLFSSGKKTVEAKNDIGAKEGDWVKLTFNEKKEFFSSLLLFGLPLLFLIIGVIFFNLWGGVIGIFFAFFLLGLVNIFFKKRGLFLPIVTAIVKQKEEER